In a genomic window of Pseudoglutamicibacter albus:
- a CDS encoding ABC transporter permease produces MPTTQSNTPETVQQDTTKKRRLGPGAITALVSTVIALMLLAFITPAINSGANNLPLAVSAPEPVKAALTEKIEESGAFEVIDADSPEDATAKVENRETIGAIAATPTGTTITIASGAGAPYAAALKGMSTQLEASGQNVTVNDVAPMTPEDPQGVGLNSALLPLIFGGMASAVLLAAQLTSATKRTAGAVGVAVFGGLIAAAILQPWFHAVDGNFWLLWTGLSLGILAISATILGLHSVMGFAGVGLGAVLMLFISNPLSGFMAGPQWLPDGWGTFGQLMPVGASGTFLRSAAYFDGNGLGGSAWVLLAWIGVGVILMAIGARRTRASR; encoded by the coding sequence ATGCCAACCACGCAAAGCAACACACCAGAAACAGTCCAGCAAGACACCACAAAGAAGCGGCGCCTAGGCCCGGGTGCCATCACCGCTCTGGTGAGCACGGTCATCGCGCTCATGCTGCTGGCCTTCATCACCCCAGCCATCAACTCGGGCGCCAACAACCTTCCGCTCGCTGTGTCCGCGCCGGAACCAGTCAAAGCAGCACTCACGGAAAAGATTGAAGAAAGCGGGGCTTTCGAGGTCATCGATGCGGACTCCCCTGAAGACGCCACCGCCAAGGTGGAGAACCGCGAAACCATCGGCGCGATCGCAGCAACACCCACCGGAACCACCATCACCATCGCAAGCGGCGCCGGCGCACCCTACGCCGCAGCCCTCAAGGGTATGTCAACCCAACTGGAAGCCAGCGGGCAGAACGTCACCGTCAACGACGTCGCACCTATGACCCCTGAAGACCCGCAGGGTGTGGGCCTCAACTCGGCGCTACTGCCGCTGATTTTCGGCGGCATGGCCTCGGCCGTACTGCTCGCAGCGCAGCTGACCTCCGCGACGAAGCGGACGGCCGGCGCGGTTGGCGTGGCCGTGTTCGGTGGGCTCATCGCAGCCGCGATCCTGCAGCCGTGGTTCCACGCCGTGGACGGCAACTTCTGGCTCCTCTGGACGGGTCTCTCACTGGGCATCCTTGCGATCTCCGCGACCATCCTCGGCTTGCACTCGGTCATGGGCTTCGCGGGCGTCGGCCTCGGCGCCGTGCTGATGCTGTTCATCTCCAACCCGCTGTCCGGCTTTATGGCCGGCCCGCAGTGGCTGCCCGACGGCTGGGGCACTTTCGGTCAACTCATGCCGGTTGGTGCGTCCGGGACTTTCCTCCGCTCAGCCGCCTACTTTGACGGCAACGGACTCGGCGGCTCGGCATGGGTCCTGCTGGCGTGGATCGGTGTTGGTGTCATCCTCATGGCCATCGGGGCGCGCCGCACCCGCGCATCACGCTAG
- a CDS encoding TetR/AcrR family transcriptional regulator, translating to MTGSPALIADAAIRVMVNKGLDALSVRNVAAEAGVAPGTVQYQMGVKGQNVCLGLVFSAVLARVSADIYGCWAYIGGVSVHSSVWCP from the coding sequence ATCACCGGCTCCCCAGCGCTGATAGCCGACGCCGCCATTCGAGTGATGGTCAACAAAGGACTCGATGCCCTGAGCGTGCGCAATGTCGCTGCAGAGGCGGGGGTCGCACCTGGGACTGTCCAGTATCAAATGGGGGTTAAGGGTCAGAATGTGTGTCTGGGGTTGGTGTTTTCGGCTGTGTTGGCGCGGGTTTCAGCGGATATATATGGCTGCTGGGCATATATCGGTGGTGTGAGCGTTCATTCCTCGGTGTGGTGCCCTTGA
- a CDS encoding acyl-CoA carboxylase subunit beta, with protein MAQSIETDETTVHDRLKTSVAEAKLGGSEKNRQKIKDTGKLLVRERLAELFDDENYIEDGLLARFEDGLPGDAVVIAFGKVDGREVCVIANDYSVKAGTWGNRTFEKITMAQKKAEAAGIPIVYLFDSAGARIDEQFESFAGRNAWGNIFYNQVQISGRVPQVCALFGPSPAGSAYVPALCDLTIMVRGNATAYLGSPRLAEMVTGEKVTLEEMGGAEMHSTVSGLGDVLVDDDSEAVAAIRVWLSFLPPNWTTTPPIAEAVPPREGRSIEEIVPLREAEVFDMEELVESLVDEGTWFPYKELFAPEMITGFARINGRPVGLVGNQPTHMGGSIFPNSSDKAARFIWICNAYGIPIIFLVDIAGYMIGSEVERQGIIRHGAKMIFAVSECRVPRITVLVRKAYGGGYLAMSGSPMNPDAVIALPTARPALMGPDAAVNGIYYNQIHAIEDPQARKAFIAEKHAEYAEKIDVFKIANANAVEAVVPANDLRDDLTRRLALYSKRDTVPVERRQAVTPV; from the coding sequence ATGGCACAGAGCATCGAAACGGATGAAACGACAGTGCACGATCGCCTCAAAACCAGCGTCGCAGAGGCGAAGCTCGGCGGATCTGAAAAGAATCGGCAAAAGATCAAGGACACCGGCAAGCTACTCGTCCGTGAACGCCTTGCGGAACTATTTGATGACGAGAACTACATTGAAGACGGCCTGCTAGCCAGATTTGAAGATGGCCTTCCCGGCGATGCTGTGGTCATTGCTTTCGGCAAAGTCGACGGCCGCGAAGTCTGCGTCATCGCAAACGATTACAGCGTCAAAGCTGGCACGTGGGGCAACCGCACGTTCGAGAAAATCACCATGGCTCAGAAGAAAGCTGAAGCGGCGGGCATCCCGATCGTCTACCTCTTCGACTCAGCAGGAGCCCGCATTGACGAACAGTTCGAATCGTTCGCTGGCCGCAACGCGTGGGGAAACATCTTCTACAACCAGGTGCAGATTTCTGGGCGCGTCCCTCAGGTGTGCGCACTCTTCGGCCCCTCCCCTGCCGGTTCCGCATACGTTCCAGCACTGTGCGACCTCACGATCATGGTGCGAGGCAACGCGACCGCTTACCTAGGCTCCCCTCGACTAGCTGAAATGGTTACTGGCGAGAAGGTAACGCTCGAAGAGATGGGAGGGGCCGAGATGCATTCGACAGTCTCCGGTCTTGGCGATGTCCTGGTGGATGACGACTCGGAGGCGGTTGCCGCGATCCGCGTGTGGCTGTCCTTCCTGCCCCCTAACTGGACAACAACACCCCCTATCGCCGAGGCAGTGCCGCCACGTGAGGGCCGCTCGATTGAAGAGATCGTCCCCCTCCGAGAGGCGGAGGTCTTCGATATGGAAGAGCTCGTCGAATCACTTGTCGATGAAGGAACATGGTTCCCATACAAGGAACTCTTCGCCCCGGAGATGATCACAGGTTTTGCGCGCATCAACGGCCGGCCCGTGGGCCTGGTTGGGAACCAGCCAACGCATATGGGTGGGTCCATCTTCCCGAACTCCTCGGATAAGGCTGCACGGTTCATCTGGATCTGTAACGCCTACGGGATCCCGATTATCTTCCTGGTCGATATTGCCGGGTACATGATCGGTTCAGAGGTTGAGCGTCAGGGGATAATCCGCCACGGCGCGAAGATGATTTTCGCGGTATCGGAGTGCCGGGTTCCGCGGATCACCGTACTCGTTCGGAAAGCATACGGTGGCGGCTACCTAGCCATGTCGGGGTCGCCGATGAACCCCGATGCGGTCATTGCTTTGCCAACGGCCCGCCCTGCCCTCATGGGGCCGGATGCGGCGGTCAACGGCATCTATTACAACCAGATCCACGCTATTGAGGATCCCCAGGCGCGCAAGGCGTTCATCGCAGAGAAGCACGCCGAATACGCGGAGAAGATCGATGTTTTCAAGATCGCAAACGCTAACGCGGTTGAGGCAGTCGTGCCCGCTAACGATCTACGTGACGATCTGACGCGCAGGCTCGCACTGTACAGCAAGCGCGATACCGTGCCTGTTGAACGCCGCCAGGCTGTCACGCCTGTCTAA
- a CDS encoding acyl-CoA dehydrogenase family protein gives MDKIAGNVGNSNLDAGNAVPFSTREDSPEIANLRTKVRGVLRDLVTPERLIKHDEEEVYDVELFEALAAEGLVGLGTEIDGAGPKHARQVTVLEELGAGATSMAVSMVVQYMGVELLHRYGSARQKAEWLAPLLTGSARMSFGLSEPAGGTDVARQMATTASQRSDGSWVINGAKKWIGGASTATFIILLARTEPVDKRVIDGITMFIVPRDTPGITTTPIDTMGIRALEQADVVLNDVVVPQESVLGEVGKGFRSVLATLNGERLNGAAVALGIARGALAYAVDYANERHAFDRPIGSFQGLQHPMVDALTRVESARHLVYNGAEMSDQGSGEAVENLSGLAKLAAAEAATTATDVGMRVMGGWGFHRHLPMQRYFRDARLYTFAPLTDEMIRNQLAQRHLGLPRST, from the coding sequence ATGGATAAGATCGCTGGAAACGTAGGGAATAGCAATCTCGATGCCGGCAATGCCGTGCCTTTTTCGACGCGTGAGGACAGCCCTGAGATCGCGAACTTGCGCACCAAAGTACGCGGCGTGCTGCGCGACCTGGTGACGCCTGAACGGTTGATCAAGCATGACGAAGAAGAGGTATACGACGTCGAGCTCTTCGAGGCTCTGGCTGCAGAAGGGCTCGTGGGTCTGGGGACCGAGATTGATGGGGCGGGCCCGAAGCATGCACGTCAAGTCACCGTTCTGGAGGAACTAGGTGCCGGTGCCACCTCAATGGCGGTGAGCATGGTGGTTCAGTACATGGGCGTGGAGCTGCTGCACCGCTATGGTTCGGCGCGTCAAAAAGCTGAATGGTTAGCACCTTTGCTCACCGGCTCTGCGCGTATGTCGTTTGGTTTGAGCGAGCCAGCGGGTGGAACTGATGTGGCGCGACAGATGGCCACTACCGCGAGCCAGCGCTCGGATGGTTCGTGGGTCATCAACGGTGCGAAGAAATGGATTGGCGGAGCATCGACTGCCACATTCATCATCCTCCTTGCGCGCACGGAACCCGTCGACAAGAGAGTGATCGACGGCATCACGATGTTTATCGTTCCGCGAGACACTCCTGGAATAACGACCACGCCGATCGACACGATGGGGATCCGGGCTCTTGAGCAGGCAGACGTTGTCCTCAACGACGTCGTGGTTCCGCAAGAGAGCGTGCTCGGTGAGGTAGGGAAAGGGTTCAGAAGTGTTCTAGCCACGCTCAATGGCGAACGCCTCAACGGGGCTGCGGTGGCGTTGGGGATAGCTCGTGGAGCGTTGGCCTACGCCGTCGATTATGCGAATGAACGCCACGCATTCGACCGGCCCATCGGATCATTCCAAGGGCTCCAGCACCCAATGGTGGATGCCCTGACTCGCGTCGAATCGGCCCGCCATCTGGTGTACAACGGGGCGGAAATGTCGGATCAGGGTTCAGGGGAAGCGGTTGAAAACCTCTCTGGCCTGGCCAAGCTCGCCGCAGCCGAGGCGGCAACAACAGCCACTGACGTTGGTATGCGCGTCATGGGTGGATGGGGTTTCCATAGGCACTTGCCGATGCAACGTTACTTCCGAGATGCCCGGCTCTACACCTTCGCGCCGTTGACGGACGAGATGATCCGCAATCAGCTCGCACAACGCCACCTGGGGCTTCCCCGCTCCACCTAA
- a CDS encoding MaoC/PaaZ C-terminal domain-containing protein, whose protein sequence is MASSGNNAVKTRPDYFWEDLVEGDVIISPGLTITETHLVQWAGLTGDWVSLHLDSEYAKASSFGQRVGHGPLTLSVAMGLLTQTGYFSNVAAWLGLDEVRAMNPVFIGDTVRAQATAIEVRPTEKPGRGVWTLLYEVKKQDGSIVMTFRSSFLMLRREESEREGCNG, encoded by the coding sequence GTGGCCTCAAGCGGAAATAATGCGGTGAAGACCCGGCCAGATTATTTTTGGGAAGACCTCGTTGAGGGCGACGTCATCATCAGCCCTGGCCTGACCATTACCGAGACTCACCTTGTTCAGTGGGCGGGGTTGACGGGGGACTGGGTCTCCCTTCATCTGGATTCCGAGTACGCGAAGGCAAGCTCGTTTGGTCAAAGAGTTGGGCACGGGCCGCTGACGTTATCGGTGGCGATGGGGCTGCTTACTCAGACGGGATATTTCTCCAACGTTGCAGCATGGCTTGGTCTGGATGAGGTTCGGGCGATGAACCCGGTCTTCATCGGAGACACCGTGCGCGCGCAAGCGACCGCTATCGAGGTTCGCCCAACTGAAAAACCAGGCCGCGGAGTGTGGACTCTGCTCTATGAGGTGAAGAAGCAGGACGGCTCCATAGTCATGACGTTCCGCAGCTCGTTCCTGATGCTTCGCCGAGAAGAAAGCGAGCGTGAGGGTTGCAATGGATAA
- a CDS encoding cupin domain-containing protein, producing the protein MSENNEEFDINRNVHLFSVQKASDLEEAPGQTQNARRISGVSRENSKASNIWFGKVYTGPGEVSGAHHHGEAQTGGYVFKGRGYIRYGERYEKIVYMEEGDFVFVPPYMPHIEGNASKTEELIWMTTRTPDNIVVNLEDQDIADIEIDYRS; encoded by the coding sequence ATGTCCGAGAACAACGAAGAATTCGATATCAACCGCAACGTCCACCTCTTCTCGGTGCAAAAGGCGAGCGATTTGGAAGAGGCACCAGGGCAGACGCAAAACGCCCGCCGTATTTCGGGTGTATCGCGCGAAAACTCGAAAGCATCGAACATCTGGTTCGGGAAGGTCTACACCGGACCGGGCGAGGTTTCGGGGGCACACCACCACGGCGAGGCTCAAACGGGTGGATATGTGTTCAAGGGTCGCGGCTACATCCGTTACGGTGAACGCTACGAAAAGATCGTCTACATGGAAGAAGGGGACTTCGTGTTCGTTCCCCCTTACATGCCGCACATTGAAGGTAACGCGAGCAAGACTGAAGAGCTCATCTGGATGACGACGCGCACGCCGGACAACATTGTTGTGAACCTGGAAGATCAGGACATCGCCGACATCGAGATTGACTACCGTTCATGA
- a CDS encoding excinuclease ABC subunit UvrA produces the protein MTHAQPEVPSPHASARAGHDPMIRVCDAHLHNLKHIDVDLPRDTLVAVTGVSGSGKSSLAFGTIHGEAQRRYLESVAPFARRLIGGAVNPRVGSVTGLPPTVALQQSTTLGGARSSVGTISNMSNSIRLLFSRSGSYPAGMRERLEYGRLDSDAFSPNTTAGMCPECQGTGTVHRPTEESMVPDPSRSIWDGAIAAWPGAWLGKNFRDILGTLGYPLTIPWRDIPQKDRDWILFTDEQPVVTVHPVRDENAVHGSYKGKWRSVATYLTDTLAETESDKNRRRVLSFMHSSMCPTCRGRGFQPDTLQVTYAGYAIDEFNNLALKDVLAALEDRLQHLEGIAKQQWNEHDEAEKLLLDQVLPTVRAAIELGLGHLSLSRPARSLSAGEHQRLRLASQLNSNLFGTTYVLDEPSAGLHVVERKAVSELLQRFIDAGNSVLLVEHDMSLVAGCDWIVDIGPRAGERGGQLVFSGPTDEFRASAEQLGSPTAAALNADFPELTDTPAGTGESISLTGVHARAFDGADVDFPLGALTAVTGVSGSGKSTLVIGVLADVAARSAKQVVGADEATAEDADAEFAAGSDPSEDFRVDNATGLDKIHRLVHITQKPIGRTVRSTVATYTGLFDHVRKIFAATPEAKRRGMSVSDFSYNTTKGRCPECDGAGSIEVELVFLPGTYTTCPACHGKRYKPEILEVQWNGRSIADVLALTVDEALEVFAEEPRILRSVELLHALGLGYLRLGQGSPELSGGEAQRIKLASEMQRGSSRKHSLYLLDEPTTGLHPADVDLLLAQLRRLVEDGATVVVVEHDLRVVAQADHVIDVGPGAGDEGGQILATGTPAVVAQQGVCPDSRSVTAQALAERAGLR, from the coding sequence ATGACTCACGCCCAGCCCGAAGTCCCGTCTCCGCACGCATCGGCGCGCGCGGGGCACGATCCCATGATCCGGGTGTGTGACGCGCACCTACACAACCTGAAACACATCGACGTTGACCTGCCGCGCGACACCCTCGTCGCGGTCACCGGCGTTTCAGGTTCGGGCAAGTCCAGCCTCGCCTTCGGCACCATCCACGGTGAGGCGCAGCGCCGCTACCTGGAGTCCGTCGCCCCCTTCGCTCGCCGGCTCATCGGTGGTGCGGTCAACCCGCGCGTCGGGTCGGTCACCGGCCTACCGCCGACAGTGGCTCTGCAGCAGTCCACCACCCTGGGCGGGGCACGCTCCTCCGTCGGCACGATCTCCAACATGTCGAACAGTATTCGGTTGCTCTTCTCCCGCTCCGGAAGCTACCCGGCCGGCATGCGCGAGCGGCTGGAATACGGCCGGCTCGACTCCGACGCCTTCTCCCCCAACACCACCGCCGGCATGTGCCCCGAATGCCAAGGAACCGGCACCGTGCACCGGCCCACAGAAGAGTCGATGGTGCCGGACCCGAGCCGGTCCATCTGGGACGGCGCGATCGCCGCGTGGCCAGGGGCGTGGCTGGGCAAGAACTTCCGGGACATCCTCGGCACCCTCGGCTACCCGCTCACCATCCCGTGGCGGGACATTCCACAAAAGGACCGCGACTGGATCCTATTCACCGACGAGCAACCGGTGGTTACCGTCCACCCTGTGCGGGACGAAAACGCCGTGCACGGTTCATATAAAGGCAAATGGCGATCGGTAGCCACCTACCTCACCGACACGCTAGCGGAGACGGAGTCGGATAAAAACCGCCGCCGAGTACTTTCCTTCATGCATTCATCGATGTGCCCAACCTGCCGGGGCCGCGGCTTTCAGCCGGACACCCTGCAGGTCACCTACGCTGGCTACGCGATCGACGAATTCAACAACCTGGCGTTGAAGGACGTGCTGGCCGCGTTGGAGGACCGCCTCCAGCACCTGGAAGGAATCGCTAAGCAGCAGTGGAATGAGCACGACGAGGCCGAAAAGCTCCTGCTGGATCAGGTGCTGCCCACGGTGCGCGCGGCAATCGAGCTGGGGCTGGGGCATCTGAGCCTGTCCCGCCCGGCACGTAGCTTATCTGCGGGTGAGCATCAGCGCTTACGGCTGGCTTCTCAGTTGAATTCGAACCTGTTCGGCACAACCTATGTGCTGGATGAGCCCTCGGCAGGCCTTCACGTCGTGGAGCGAAAGGCGGTCTCTGAGCTGCTGCAGCGCTTTATCGACGCGGGTAATTCGGTGCTTCTGGTGGAGCACGATATGTCCCTGGTGGCCGGGTGCGATTGGATCGTGGATATCGGCCCCCGCGCCGGTGAGCGCGGTGGGCAGCTGGTGTTCTCCGGCCCCACTGACGAGTTCCGCGCCAGCGCCGAGCAGTTGGGTTCGCCCACCGCTGCCGCACTGAACGCGGACTTCCCGGAGCTGACGGACACCCCGGCCGGCACCGGTGAATCCATCAGCCTGACCGGCGTGCACGCGCGCGCTTTCGATGGGGCCGATGTGGACTTCCCGCTGGGTGCGCTCACCGCCGTCACAGGCGTGTCCGGTTCCGGTAAATCCACCTTGGTCATCGGGGTGCTGGCTGATGTGGCGGCGCGTTCGGCCAAGCAGGTCGTGGGCGCCGATGAGGCCACCGCCGAGGACGCGGATGCTGAGTTCGCGGCTGGTTCCGACCCTTCCGAGGATTTCCGGGTGGATAACGCTACGGGGCTCGATAAGATCCACCGCCTGGTTCACATCACACAGAAGCCGATTGGCCGCACCGTGCGTTCCACTGTCGCGACCTACACGGGTCTTTTCGATCACGTCCGCAAGATCTTCGCCGCAACACCGGAGGCTAAGCGGCGCGGCATGTCGGTGTCTGATTTTTCCTACAACACGACGAAGGGCCGCTGCCCGGAGTGTGATGGTGCGGGCAGCATCGAGGTCGAGCTGGTGTTTCTGCCCGGCACCTACACGACTTGCCCGGCCTGCCACGGCAAGCGCTATAAGCCGGAGATCCTTGAGGTGCAGTGGAACGGCCGCAGCATCGCGGATGTTTTGGCGCTGACCGTGGATGAGGCGCTGGAAGTCTTCGCGGAGGAGCCGCGGATTCTGCGCTCGGTCGAGCTCCTGCACGCGCTCGGCCTGGGCTATCTGCGGCTGGGGCAGGGTTCCCCGGAGCTTTCGGGTGGCGAAGCGCAGCGCATCAAACTGGCCTCCGAGATGCAACGCGGATCCAGCCGCAAGCACAGCCTGTACCTTTTGGATGAGCCGACGACGGGGCTGCATCCCGCGGACGTTGACCTGTTGCTTGCCCAGTTGCGTCGCTTGGTAGAGGACGGCGCGACGGTGGTCGTGGTTGAGCACGACCTCCGGGTGGTGGCGCAGGCTGATCACGTCATCGACGTTGGCCCGGGAGCCGGCGACGAGGGCGGCCAAATCCTGGCCACCGGGACACCGGCGGTGGTTGCTCAGCAGGGTGTGTGCCCGGATTCGCGCTCGGTTACAGCCCAAGCGTTGGCCGAACGGGCCGGCCTGCGCTGA
- a CDS encoding IS1249 family transposase yields the protein MPKNRPRCHCGGDMKRNGTTTQGRTRWRCKLCGASSTKTRTDITKAAVFKQFIAHCTSTRSLKDTAQQAGVSPSTLKRRFSWCWLVEVPDPMIKHAGTIYDQIFIDGTYTGAGCLIVAATFDHVLAWHWCKRETSLDYQRLLQRIPAPVIAVIDGGQGAASAIKKCWPATVIQRCLVHAQRVVRRYTTSHPRTDAGKAIYQLARNLTRITTLDEAATWARQLHEYGTFYRRWLNQKTFTTDPITQQRHWAWTHPNTRKAYNSLLHLWRNNLLFTYLNPPTELQHRHRIKSTTNSLEGAINAELKLLTRTHRGRTGEHQRKMLEWWLYQKTELPDDPTEIARQSNWGQNQLAKVPALTHNKNQADHQTGRPALYDNAIDTTYTHSIGIQKGHI from the coding sequence ATGCCGAAGAACAGACCACGATGCCACTGCGGTGGCGATATGAAACGCAATGGCACCACCACACAAGGTAGGACAAGGTGGCGGTGCAAACTCTGTGGAGCCTCAAGCACCAAAACCCGGACTGACATCACCAAAGCAGCAGTGTTCAAGCAGTTCATCGCTCACTGCACCTCGACCCGTAGCTTGAAAGACACCGCACAACAGGCCGGGGTGAGCCCTTCGACGTTGAAGCGACGGTTTAGCTGGTGCTGGCTGGTTGAAGTACCCGACCCGATGATCAAACACGCCGGGACGATCTATGACCAGATCTTTATCGATGGAACCTACACCGGTGCCGGGTGTCTTATCGTGGCAGCCACCTTCGATCATGTCCTGGCCTGGCACTGGTGCAAGCGTGAAACCAGCCTGGACTACCAACGACTACTTCAACGTATCCCCGCACCAGTGATCGCTGTCATCGATGGAGGACAAGGAGCCGCCAGCGCTATCAAGAAATGCTGGCCTGCCACCGTGATCCAACGCTGCCTGGTGCATGCACAACGAGTTGTACGACGCTACACCACCTCACACCCGCGTACCGATGCGGGCAAAGCGATCTATCAACTAGCACGGAACCTGACCCGGATCACCACCCTGGATGAAGCAGCCACCTGGGCGAGGCAACTCCATGAATACGGCACCTTCTACCGGAGATGGCTCAACCAGAAAACCTTCACCACAGACCCAATCACCCAACAACGCCACTGGGCCTGGACACACCCGAACACCCGTAAGGCCTACAACAGCCTGCTACACCTATGGCGTAACAACCTCCTGTTCACCTACCTCAACCCACCGACCGAACTACAGCACCGGCACCGCATCAAATCCACCACCAACAGCCTTGAAGGCGCGATCAACGCCGAACTGAAACTGCTCACCCGCACCCACCGCGGCAGAACCGGAGAACACCAACGAAAAATGCTGGAATGGTGGCTCTACCAGAAAACAGAACTGCCTGACGATCCAACAGAAATCGCCAGGCAGTCCAACTGGGGCCAAAACCAACTCGCCAAAGTACCAGCCCTGACCCACAACAAGAACCAAGCCGACCACCAAACAGGACGACCAGCCCTCTACGACAACGCTATCGACACCACCTACACACACTCAATCGGCATCCAAAAAGGCCACATCTAA
- a CDS encoding TetR/AcrR family transcriptional regulator: MRRQMRADAEQNRADILRAAWALFEEHGTGVSLRAIAAEAGVGIATLYRSFPTRDDLLLALAMQATDEGLAAMDCALECWDEDPEAAWHGFVRSMAGARVSAFLVSLGEENEDFVASEKVAEVRAERLARLEVILTRARDAGLVGDIDAMRFMAGIAAATRPLPPFVEESIPDLHEWLVDVYLQGLRP, from the coding sequence ATGAGGCGTCAGATGAGAGCGGATGCGGAACAAAACCGCGCGGATATCCTGCGAGCTGCGTGGGCGTTGTTTGAAGAGCATGGAACGGGTGTCTCGCTGCGGGCCATCGCCGCCGAGGCGGGGGTGGGGATCGCTACGCTGTACCGGAGTTTCCCTACGCGTGATGATCTTTTGCTGGCGCTCGCTATGCAGGCGACCGATGAGGGGCTTGCCGCGATGGATTGCGCCTTGGAGTGCTGGGATGAGGACCCAGAGGCGGCATGGCATGGCTTCGTGCGGTCGATGGCGGGTGCGCGGGTGAGCGCTTTCTTGGTGTCGCTGGGCGAGGAGAATGAGGACTTCGTTGCTTCGGAGAAGGTCGCGGAGGTTAGGGCGGAGCGGCTGGCGCGCCTTGAAGTGATCCTTACGCGGGCGCGGGACGCGGGGCTCGTTGGGGATATTGATGCGATGCGGTTCATGGCTGGCATCGCCGCGGCGACTCGCCCGCTACCGCCGTTCGTTGAGGAATCCATTCCGGACTTGCATGAATGGCTCGTTGACGTCTACCTGCAGGGGCTCCGTCCGTAA
- a CDS encoding SDR family NAD(P)-dependent oxidoreductase translates to MINKTNITSSIPFSSKKDQPRRVLVTGAGGGMCAGINEVLARAGHLVVCTDVDQTAVEVASERIRSIGGRSAAYCVDVTVEGSVAELAARVDEEFGGIDVLINAAGLLDRKYLVDHDGVSFDRVMAVNLNGPFRMIRHFTPGMVSRGWGRVINISSIAGTTGYPYPSYAASKAGLSNLTRSLLIDFWGTGVTVNNICPGVVDTKMVIQEVREQVKEKVPTQNIVDPQEIGAFIEFLLSDNAKNINGADLMIDGGATQIFRLFDDK, encoded by the coding sequence ATGATCAATAAGACCAACATAACCTCTTCAATACCGTTCTCCTCGAAAAAAGATCAGCCTCGACGTGTTCTCGTCACGGGTGCCGGCGGTGGGATGTGTGCGGGAATCAACGAGGTCCTGGCGCGGGCGGGTCACCTCGTTGTGTGTACCGACGTGGACCAGACCGCAGTGGAGGTCGCAAGCGAACGCATCCGAAGTATCGGCGGGCGCAGCGCAGCCTACTGCGTTGATGTGACGGTTGAGGGCTCCGTGGCGGAACTCGCGGCTCGTGTTGACGAGGAATTCGGTGGAATCGACGTCCTTATTAACGCAGCCGGCCTACTTGATCGGAAGTATTTAGTTGACCATGACGGGGTATCGTTTGACCGTGTCATGGCAGTGAACCTCAACGGCCCATTCCGTATGATCCGCCACTTCACGCCTGGGATGGTCAGCCGTGGATGGGGGCGAGTCATTAACATCTCCTCGATCGCGGGCACTACGGGCTACCCATATCCCAGCTATGCCGCCTCAAAAGCCGGCCTATCCAACCTCACTAGGTCGCTTCTGATCGACTTCTGGGGCACTGGTGTCACCGTGAACAACATCTGCCCGGGTGTTGTTGACACCAAGATGGTCATCCAAGAAGTCAGGGAACAGGTCAAAGAGAAGGTGCCGACCCAGAATATCGTGGACCCGCAAGAGATAGGTGCTTTCATTGAATTCCTGCTAAGCGATAACGCTAAAAACATCAATGGTGCAGACCTCATGATCGATGGCGGCGCCACCCAGATCTTCAGGCTCTTCGACGACAAGTAA